A window of the Mytilus trossulus isolate FHL-02 unplaced genomic scaffold, PNRI_Mtr1.1.1.hap1 h1tg000050l__unscaffolded, whole genome shotgun sequence genome harbors these coding sequences:
- the LOC134699228 gene encoding myb-like protein AA, whose translation MELRPSEIFYSQDSIMNRFGGYTNHGNTYIGETLDQLLKGHCNVNSIPTISVVKKYGKWYTSDNRRLWVFRKAEELGFLETIDVNETYYLNENKFTTENGGESIRVRGGTPGGNLWRSWKPKRPNSSFQRSIPTSYNLNTSNASYSPRNTSPSYPVRNLTTNHYNQNTSQSNRSSMSSVFSDRSDQRKTKPISSHTVDQSNMGQYQSNYGRTTTHHSPSLPTVPCPTHTKTNRVSSPTILNRSNHFESYNNDSSNVDNRQEYINSTFTRPTETNSPYPSYGRGSSYEDRSTDRVPSRSSSRQQPRHKTNHNQSLKADRDINEGCCTIL comes from the coding sequence ATGGAGCTGAGACCATCAGAAATATTTTACTCACAAGATTCCATTATGAACAGATTTGGTGGTTATACAAATCATGGAAATACATACATAGGTGAAACACTAGACCAATTATTGAAAGGCCATTGTAATGTGAATAGCATACCTACTatttctgttgtgaaaaaataCGGAAAATGGTATACATCAGACAATCGACGATTATGGGTTTTCCGAAAGGCAGAGGAGCTAGGGTTCCTCGAAACTATTGACGTAAATGAAACGTACTAtctaaatgaaaacaaatttacaacGGAAAATGGTGGAGAGTCTATTCGTGTCCGGGGTGGAACACCTGGCGGAAATTTATGGAGATCGTGGAAACCAAAACGACCCAATTCAAGCTTTCAACGATCTATTCCAACAAgttataatttgaatacaaGTAACGCTTCGTATTCGCCAAGAAATACAAGTCCGTCTTATCCTGTCAGAAACCTAACTACAAATCACTACAACCAAAACACGTCTCAAAGTAACAGATCTAGCATGTCAAGTGTCTTCTCAGATCGAAGtgatcaaagaaaaacaaaaccgATATCAAGTCATACTGTTGACCAAAGCAATATGGGTCAATATCAATCAAATTATGGTCGCACCACTACACATCATTCACCAAGTCTACCCACAGTTCCATGTCCGACTCACACTAAAACAAATAGAGTTTCTAGTCCTACAATTCTAAATCGTAGCAATCATTTCGAAAGCTATAACAATGACTCTTCGAATGTCGACAACAGACAGGAATATATCAATTCTACCTTTACACGGCCGACGGAAACCAATAGCCCGTATCCGTCATATGGACGTGGGTCAAGTTACGAAGATAGGTCGACGGATCGTGTTCCTTCAAGGTCTTCTAGTAGACAACAACCTCGacataaaacaaatcacaacCAATCTTTAAAAGCTGATCGTGACATCAATGAAGGGTGTTGtacaattttataa